In a single window of the Saccharothrix australiensis genome:
- the pqqB gene encoding pyrroloquinoline quinone biosynthesis protein PqqB — MRVVLLGTAAGGGVPQWNCACGPCGKVRAGQLPARTQDCLAVSGDGVHWWLLNASPDIRTQLTATPWLDPGPGPRDTPVRGVLLTDAEVDHTLGLLTLRGAAGLRVHAPATVLHALARTRVVLDKYAEWTWRQVEPEQTFPLSGGLEVTAFPISGKRPRYADESPVEGHWVVAYRLFDPRTGGIVLYAPCLAAWPLGFDDLVAEADVVLLDGTFYAPSEMGAATGRAGGQSAMGHLPITHSLPELRRHPHVRRIYTHLNNTNPVLDPDSEERAKLREAGVEVLPDGASLDV; from the coding sequence GTGAGGGTCGTGCTGCTCGGGACGGCCGCCGGCGGCGGCGTGCCGCAGTGGAACTGCGCGTGCGGGCCGTGCGGGAAGGTGCGGGCCGGTCAGCTGCCCGCGCGCACCCAGGACTGCCTGGCGGTCAGCGGCGACGGGGTGCACTGGTGGCTGCTCAACGCCTCGCCGGACATCCGGACCCAGCTCACCGCGACGCCGTGGCTCGACCCCGGACCGGGGCCGCGGGACACGCCGGTGCGCGGCGTGCTGCTCACCGACGCCGAGGTCGACCACACGCTGGGGCTGCTGACGTTGCGCGGCGCGGCCGGGCTGCGGGTGCACGCGCCGGCGACCGTCCTGCACGCGCTGGCGCGGACGCGGGTGGTGCTGGACAAGTACGCCGAGTGGACGTGGCGGCAGGTCGAGCCGGAGCAGACGTTCCCGCTGTCCGGCGGCCTGGAGGTGACGGCGTTCCCGATCAGCGGCAAGCGCCCGCGGTACGCGGACGAGTCGCCGGTCGAGGGGCACTGGGTGGTGGCCTACCGGCTGTTCGACCCGCGGACCGGCGGGATCGTGCTGTACGCGCCGTGCCTGGCCGCGTGGCCGCTGGGGTTCGACGACCTGGTCGCGGAGGCCGACGTGGTGCTGCTGGACGGCACGTTCTACGCGCCGTCGGAGATGGGCGCGGCCACCGGCCGGGCGGGCGGGCAGTCCGCGATGGGCCACCTGCCGATCACCCACAGCCTGCCGGAGCTGCGCAGGCACCCCCACGTGCGGCGGATCTACACGCACCTCAACAACACCAACCCGGTGCTCGACCCGGACTCCGAGGAGCGGGCCAAGTTGCGGGAGGCGGGCGTGGAGGTGCTGCCGGACGGGGCTTCGCTCGACGTCTGA
- a CDS encoding sensor histidine kinase, whose protein sequence is MTDHDLVRGAASRLRTAALALARVPLCVLGLPLIPLQLYAYPLILVTIGVPLLLLITALARRYLAVHRRWAGGVLGEEIAAPYRLPANRGPMTRVRTIATDPATWRDLAFLPLNAVVGVVCGVLPLALWLGGAFGVVTPVLWALGADSVEFSGIDVDTPGNFVVAPLLGLLYLLVAWWATPRIVRVHASFVRWLLAPSAHTALADRVRVLADSRADTVDAQAAELRRIERDLHDGAQARLVALGMSLGMAEELLARDPDAARDLLAEARQSSSQALSELRDLVRGIHPPVLADRGLEGALRALALAHPLPVEVDVVLAGRPEAPVESAAYFAVAEALTNVAKHSGATSAWVRVRHEDGRLGLMIGDNGHGGAEATEGGGLRGIERRLTAFDGTLGIASPLGGPTIVTVELPVSDLADSVGRLGRP, encoded by the coding sequence ATGACGGACCACGACCTCGTGCGCGGCGCGGCGAGCCGGCTGCGGACCGCCGCGCTGGCCCTCGCGCGGGTACCGCTGTGCGTGCTGGGCCTGCCCCTGATCCCGCTCCAGCTGTACGCCTACCCGCTGATCCTGGTGACGATCGGCGTGCCGCTGCTGCTGCTGATCACCGCGCTGGCCCGCCGGTACCTGGCGGTGCACCGCCGGTGGGCGGGCGGCGTGCTGGGCGAGGAGATCGCGGCGCCCTACCGGCTGCCCGCCAACCGGGGCCCGATGACGCGGGTGCGGACCATCGCGACCGACCCGGCGACGTGGCGGGACCTGGCGTTCCTGCCGCTGAACGCGGTCGTCGGCGTGGTGTGCGGCGTGCTGCCGCTCGCCCTGTGGCTGGGCGGCGCGTTCGGGGTCGTCACGCCGGTGCTGTGGGCGCTGGGCGCGGACTCCGTCGAGTTCAGCGGCATCGACGTGGACACGCCGGGCAACTTCGTGGTCGCGCCGCTGCTGGGCCTGCTGTACCTGCTGGTCGCGTGGTGGGCGACGCCCCGGATCGTGCGGGTGCACGCGTCGTTCGTGCGGTGGCTGCTCGCGCCGAGCGCGCACACCGCGCTGGCCGACCGGGTGCGGGTGCTGGCCGACTCGCGGGCCGACACGGTCGACGCGCAGGCCGCGGAGCTGCGCCGGATCGAGCGCGACCTGCACGACGGCGCGCAGGCGAGGCTGGTGGCGCTGGGCATGAGCCTGGGCATGGCGGAGGAGCTGCTGGCCCGCGACCCGGACGCGGCGCGCGACCTGCTGGCCGAGGCGCGGCAGTCGTCGTCGCAGGCGCTGTCGGAGCTGCGCGACCTGGTGCGTGGCATCCACCCGCCGGTGCTGGCCGACCGGGGCCTGGAGGGCGCGCTGCGGGCGTTGGCGCTGGCCCACCCGCTGCCGGTCGAGGTGGACGTGGTGCTGGCCGGCCGGCCGGAGGCCCCGGTCGAGTCGGCGGCGTACTTCGCGGTGGCGGAGGCGCTGACGAACGTGGCCAAGCACAGCGGCGCGACCAGCGCCTGGGTGCGGGTGCGGCACGAGGACGGCAGGCTCGGGCTGATGATCGGCGACAACGGGCACGGCGGGGCGGAGGCCACCGAGGGAGGCGGGTTGCGCGGCATCGAGCGGCGGCTCACCGCGTTCGACGGGACGCTCGGCATCGCGAGCCCGCTGGGCGGGCCGACCATCGTGACGGTGGAGCTGCCCGTGTCTGATCTGGCCGACTCCGTCGGGCGGCTCGGCCGCCCTTGA
- the pqqD gene encoding pyrroloquinoline quinone biosynthesis peptide chaperone PqqD, whose translation MTNLAATPRLGKGVKTSYDRTRDSHVVLFPEGVLVLNETAAAVVGLCDGHRTIADIAARLGERFDGVLPEDVADLVTRLAARRVVETDG comes from the coding sequence ATGACCAATCTCGCCGCCACACCCCGGCTGGGCAAGGGTGTGAAGACCTCCTACGACCGGACCAGGGACAGCCACGTGGTGCTCTTCCCGGAGGGCGTGCTGGTGCTCAACGAGACAGCGGCCGCGGTCGTCGGGCTGTGCGACGGCCACCGGACGATCGCCGACATCGCCGCGCGGCTGGGCGAGCGGTTCGACGGCGTGCTCCCGGAGGACGTCGCCGACCTGGTGACCAGGCTGGCCGCGCGCAGGGTGGTCGAGACCGATGGCTGA
- the pqqE gene encoding pyrroloquinoline quinone biosynthesis protein PqqE produces the protein MAEAPFGLLAELTHRCPLRCGYCSNPLELVRRDAELRTDEWCSVFDQARELGVLQFHLSGGEPLARRDLPELVAHASGLGAYVNLVTSGLGLTAERMADLRARGVDHVQLSVQDAEPGDADRIAGVKAFGPKLTAARVVREAGLPLTVNVVLHRLNLDHVGGIIALAERMGADRLELANTQYYGWALRNRAALLPTRDQLRRADEVVAAARERSRMEIVYVIADYHEAHPKPCMYGWGARQLTVAPNGDVLPCPAATVIEGLGVENVRDRPLGGIWFDSRSFNAFRGVDWMREPCRSCPRKEVDFGGCRCQAFQLTGDAANTDPVCSLSPRRELVDRILAAETGPVPVAMRGVGR, from the coding sequence ATGGCTGAGGCGCCGTTCGGGCTGCTCGCCGAGCTGACGCACCGCTGCCCGCTGCGGTGCGGGTACTGCTCGAACCCGCTGGAGCTGGTCCGGCGCGACGCCGAGCTGCGCACCGACGAGTGGTGCTCGGTGTTCGACCAGGCGCGCGAGCTGGGCGTGCTCCAGTTCCACCTGTCGGGCGGGGAGCCGCTGGCGCGCCGGGACCTGCCCGAGCTGGTCGCGCACGCGAGCGGGCTGGGCGCGTACGTGAACCTGGTGACCAGCGGGCTGGGGTTGACCGCCGAGCGGATGGCGGACCTGCGCGCGCGGGGCGTCGACCACGTGCAGCTGTCCGTGCAGGACGCGGAACCCGGCGACGCGGACCGCATCGCCGGGGTGAAGGCGTTCGGGCCGAAGCTGACCGCGGCGCGGGTGGTCCGCGAGGCCGGGCTGCCGCTGACGGTCAACGTCGTCCTGCACCGGTTGAACCTGGACCACGTGGGCGGGATCATCGCGCTCGCCGAGCGGATGGGCGCGGACCGGTTGGAACTGGCCAACACCCAGTACTACGGCTGGGCGCTGCGCAACCGCGCGGCGCTGCTGCCGACGCGGGACCAGCTCCGGCGGGCGGACGAGGTGGTGGCCGCGGCGCGGGAGCGGTCGCGGATGGAGATCGTCTACGTGATCGCGGACTACCACGAGGCGCACCCCAAGCCCTGCATGTACGGGTGGGGCGCGCGGCAGCTGACCGTCGCGCCGAACGGCGACGTGCTGCCGTGCCCGGCCGCGACGGTGATCGAGGGCCTGGGCGTGGAGAACGTGCGGGACCGGCCGCTGGGCGGGATCTGGTTCGACTCCCGGTCGTTCAACGCGTTCCGGGGGGTGGACTGGATGCGCGAGCCGTGCCGGTCGTGCCCGCGCAAGGAGGTCGACTTCGGCGGCTGCCGCTGCCAGGCGTTCCAGCTCACCGGCGACGCGGCGAACACCGACCCGGTGTGCTCGCTGTCGCCGCGGCGGGAGCTGGTGGACCGGATCCTGGCGGCGGAGACCGGACCCGTGCCGGTGGCGATGCGGGGGGTGGGGCGGTGA
- a CDS encoding DUF885 domain-containing protein, producing MDTTAALADELLDLMSRLAPLGATVFGLPGYDHLLADHGEAAEESARAAARSIAERAKALPDDDDPVTRAVIVQQAESTLDLLDARAVEHTITDSFFAPAGELLSTLPMTVITGEDQERDYLSRLAAIPRFLRTVAERHVAGSAAGRTPVQHLLDACVAYLDRYLAADEDPFARPSGGAAFTAERDRLIAEEVRPAFAAYREAVAGLVGRPADRVGLCHLPGGDAVYARLARVQTTTDRTPEELHRTGLEIMARLAEEYAELGERVFGTRDTAEVFERMRTDPALRWKSEDELISAAREAVARAEEVAPRWFGRLPAKRCEVEPVPAVDAPGAPTAYYAPPSMNGARPGTYYANTHRVEERFRYQAEAIAFHEAVPGHHFQIVLAQELTGLPMLRRVATVTGYLEGWGLYCERLADEMGLYSDDVARLGMVAMDSMRAGRLVVDTGLHAHGWSREQAVAYLRENTPLAQVEIESEVDRYIAAPGQALAYMVGRLEIQRMRAEAERALGDRFDIRAFHDVVLGGGPLPLAVLDDVVRAWVAARG from the coding sequence ATGGACACCACGGCAGCGCTCGCCGATGAACTGCTCGACCTCATGTCCCGGCTGGCGCCGCTGGGCGCGACGGTATTCGGGCTGCCCGGTTACGACCACCTCCTCGCCGACCACGGCGAGGCGGCCGAGGAATCGGCGCGGGCCGCCGCGCGGTCGATCGCCGAGCGCGCCAAGGCGCTGCCGGACGACGACGACCCCGTGACCCGCGCGGTGATCGTCCAGCAGGCGGAGTCGACGCTCGACCTGCTCGACGCGCGGGCCGTCGAGCACACCATCACCGACTCCTTCTTCGCGCCTGCCGGCGAGCTGCTGTCGACGCTGCCGATGACGGTGATCACGGGCGAGGACCAGGAGCGCGACTACCTGTCCCGGCTGGCCGCGATCCCGCGGTTCCTGCGCACGGTCGCCGAGCGGCACGTCGCCGGCTCCGCCGCCGGCCGCACGCCCGTCCAGCACCTGCTGGACGCGTGCGTCGCCTACCTGGACCGGTACCTCGCGGCCGACGAGGACCCGTTCGCCCGGCCGTCGGGCGGCGCGGCGTTCACCGCCGAGCGCGACCGGCTGATCGCCGAGGAGGTGCGGCCCGCGTTCGCCGCGTACCGCGAGGCCGTCGCGGGCCTCGTCGGCCGTCCCGCGGACCGGGTGGGCCTGTGCCACCTGCCCGGCGGGGACGCCGTCTACGCGCGCCTGGCGCGCGTCCAGACCACCACGGACCGGACGCCCGAGGAGCTGCACCGCACCGGCCTGGAGATCATGGCCCGGCTCGCCGAGGAGTACGCCGAGCTGGGCGAGCGGGTCTTCGGCACGCGCGACACCGCCGAGGTCTTCGAGCGGATGCGCACCGACCCGGCGCTGCGCTGGAAGTCCGAGGACGAGCTGATCTCCGCCGCGCGCGAGGCCGTGGCGCGGGCCGAGGAGGTCGCCCCGCGCTGGTTCGGGCGCTTGCCCGCGAAGCGGTGCGAGGTGGAGCCGGTGCCCGCCGTGGACGCGCCGGGCGCGCCGACGGCCTACTACGCGCCGCCGTCGATGAACGGCGCGCGGCCGGGCACCTACTACGCCAACACGCACCGCGTGGAGGAGCGCTTCCGGTACCAGGCGGAGGCGATCGCGTTCCACGAGGCCGTGCCGGGGCACCACTTCCAGATCGTGCTGGCGCAGGAGCTGACCGGGCTGCCGATGCTGCGCCGCGTCGCGACCGTCACCGGGTACCTGGAGGGCTGGGGCCTGTACTGCGAGCGGCTGGCCGACGAGATGGGCCTGTACTCCGACGACGTGGCGCGGCTGGGCATGGTGGCGATGGACTCGATGCGCGCCGGGCGGCTGGTGGTGGACACCGGGCTGCACGCGCACGGCTGGAGCCGCGAGCAGGCCGTCGCGTACCTGCGGGAGAACACGCCGCTGGCGCAGGTGGAGATCGAGTCCGAGGTCGACCGGTACATCGCCGCGCCGGGCCAGGCCCTCGCGTACATGGTGGGGCGGTTGGAGATCCAGCGGATGCGGGCCGAGGCGGAGCGCGCGCTGGGCGACCGGTTCGACATCCGGGCGTTCCACGACGTGGTGCTCGGCGGCGGGCCGCTGCCGCTGGCGGTGCTGGACGACGTCGTGCGGGCCTGGGTGGCCGCCCGGGGGTGA
- a CDS encoding LuxR C-terminal-related transcriptional regulator, whose protein sequence is MRVVLGEDLVLLRDGLIRLLRAYDFDVVEAVDTGPALLKALVDHRPDVAVVDVRLPPTFTDEGLRAAIDARKRVPGLPVLVLSQYVEQLYARELLSDRGGGVGYLLKDRVSDVRQFVDAIRRVAAGGTAMDPEVITQLLARSGRDRPLATLTPREREVLALMAEGRSNGAIAARLFITEKAVGKHTANIFGKLGLPLSEDDNRRVLAVLAYLDRL, encoded by the coding sequence GTGCGAGTCGTCCTCGGTGAAGACCTCGTCCTGCTCCGGGACGGGCTGATCCGGCTGCTCCGCGCCTACGACTTCGACGTCGTGGAAGCGGTCGACACCGGTCCCGCGCTGCTCAAGGCGCTGGTCGACCACCGGCCGGACGTGGCGGTGGTGGACGTGCGGCTGCCGCCGACGTTCACCGACGAGGGCCTGCGGGCGGCCATCGACGCGCGCAAGCGGGTACCGGGGCTGCCGGTGCTGGTGCTCTCGCAGTACGTCGAGCAGCTCTACGCCCGCGAGCTGCTGTCCGACCGGGGCGGTGGCGTCGGCTACCTGCTGAAGGACCGCGTGTCGGACGTCCGGCAGTTCGTGGACGCGATCCGGCGGGTCGCGGCGGGCGGCACGGCGATGGACCCCGAGGTGATCACGCAGCTCCTGGCGCGCAGCGGGCGGGACCGGCCGCTGGCGACGTTGACGCCGCGCGAGCGGGAGGTGCTGGCGCTGATGGCCGAGGGCCGGTCGAACGGCGCGATCGCCGCCCGGCTGTTCATCACCGAGAAAGCCGTGGGCAAGCACACCGCGAACATCTTCGGGAAGCTGGGGCTGCCGTTGTCGGAGGACGACAACCGGCGCGTGCTGGCGGTGCTGGCCTATTTGGACCGGCTGTAA